The window CAATGAGTTATAAAGCAGCCTATAGATTTGTGGGCTAAAACGTCAAGCTGAGGACCCCATGAGATTATTAGTCCTTTGCCAAATGTTTCTTTAACAAAGTCTTTTGGCAGCTTCTTTGACTCTGATTCTCTAACCACCCAGAGAAAATGATAGCTGCTAGCTCTCAAGCCCCATGCTAATTCTTCCATCTGCTTAACTTCAAGTTTTGCCAAACTTCTAAATGATACATAAACAACTGAACTGATTGACCTTTCATTTAGCCATGACATGCAAGCATTAGTCATTGGCTTAAAAAGATTGAGACCATACTGCTTGTCATCTTCAAGGCGCTTTTCTAAGTACATGGATGGAATAGTTGGTCCAATTGTCTTTACCGGTAGGATTTTTGCCATCCAGTGAATCACCTAAGCAATATGTAATACAAAACCAATAAAATTCATAGTAGTAGACAAAATGCcacttttttagtttttagttaaCAAACACCTAACTGGCATGGTCATTAAGGACTCAGGTTCCCGACTGTAATATGTGTAGGTATTATTAGATATATTGGCCGGAGGGAATCTTGATCTAGTACAAAAATTCAGCTCTCAAAAATTAGAAATCTTAAATTCAAATTCTCATTCTCCCTCCCGGGCTTCTTAAATCTAATAATTTCcctattaaaataagaaaatataaaaaagacgTATTGAAGTACGCTTACCTTCTCCTCCAACCTGTAAAATGTGTTGAAGAAGATCCAgtcagcttcttcaattttttccatTTGGTCATGCACAACCAGCTGAGATGTTGCTGGATATGGACCAGGATTAGAAACAAAAGAAGGCAGATCTGAAGCTAATAGTGGTGGCAAACCGGGAATGTCCACTTCAGTCGCTTCTAGAGGAAGCTTCAAAAGCCCTTTGTGGACATGGTAGTAGATGTTATTGACAACACAGGATTGAGTGAAGAACACACCCGCACGTACGCCAAGATCCTTGGCTACATCTAGACACCAAGGCAAGAATGCATCATAAATGATACAATCAATAGGACGGCCCGAATCTTGAAGCTTCAAGACTAGCTCAGTCAGAGTTTCTGAGCCAACCTTTTGAAACCTAGGCAAGTATATTTTCTGTACAATGCCATTTGCTCCCTCATCATATCCATCAGAGATGGTCTCCACTGAGATAGAAGCTGAGACTTCATCCACGGTTTCAAACAAGAACTTGGTTGTAGCAAACGTGACTTTGACGCCCTCATGTTGCAAACGCTTAGCAAATTGGAGCATTGGGTTTATGTGACCTTGGACGGGATATGGCAATATCAGGCAATGAGCTCTGTGAGTTTCCATCAATTGCTATAACCAAGAAATTTGAGAATGCACTGTTTGGAGGTTCCAAAACCTTTGCATGGGACTTGTAGCAGAAAACACGACATTAGAATTTAATATAGCGCAGTAGGTGGTGCTGTCCATCGCCATGGACCAATGCAAAGTTGGGATAGTTgtgatgtatataagatttTATCTGATCGGTCAATTTTGGTGCCTTGAGACTTAATGGCCCATAAGAAACACATCTTAAATGCATGTGGATACGCCGTTAAAGTCTCAAAAATTATCGTTCAACCCCTGAATTGTACCACTTTCGTAAAAGTTAATTGTCAGCTATTCTGaacttattttgaattttgaataaattagttTTAATAGAGAGCAAGAAATATCCTCAAGcgtacaatctttcttgtgcTAGTGACATTTACATAGGGAATCTGCGAAATTCTTGACCTGCCTCCCATGTTGTCTTTCATGTATAAAGGCTTTGTTTTTTGGCAtctaaaatattttctttgtcATATCATCGTACACATACCAATTTACAAGGATAATATATTTGATCCTCGGCCACCAACTCGCGTAATCGTACTCTCTCCGTCTTATTAaaaatatcatattttttatttaaagatatcctaaaatatttatcatgttAAAACAGTCAAAacattttttaatcttttttttaatataaccCTTCTTTATAATCAAATACATATTACCAGTCagatttaaattttgaatttgtgaaggtaaaattagaaagaaaagcATAAACATCGTAATCAAATCATTATTTTTAAAGTTGTGCCCCATATCCAAAGTTGGAATAGTTGTGTTCGCCAAAAGCCAATATTTTAGATTATTTTCATTGAAGATTGTTTGGAAAAGTTTTTATAATAAcattatagtattttttttgaaatgcaAGATATATGATACATaaaatttgttgaaaaattaaaaagattttaaaaaacGTGTTTATAATACAacataaagaaaatttttaaataatttacaaACACACTAGTAAAAGTCTTTTGGAGCGGTTGCTTCCTTGCCGCTATTTCAGAGAACAATGGCTATTTTTATAAATTACAATCTTGAAATTAGCTACCCTCTAATAGCTATTGATTGGATCAGGTTGGATTTTTCTCAATCGGCACTAACACAATAAATGTCGACATTTAATAAGAAATCAACGTTGATCTTCTCCTTTTATCAATCTAATCAGAGGTAAGAATTCCAACCATGTCTGGAACTTGAGCTCAATGTTCTTACATCGTTCTTGATAGCCCTGCTACATTATTCACAGCTGTAAAGTGCATAAACATTCAAAGAAAGAGGGCAGAATTTTCATTAGCAGCCCTCTCAATATGGCTCAAGGCATTCTCTCTCTAAGTGAGAGCCTTCTTTCTCTAAATTGAGAGCTTCCTCTCCACTAGGTGGGAGCAACAGCCCGGCAAAAGTCAAAA is drawn from Coffea arabica cultivar ET-39 chromosome 1c, Coffea Arabica ET-39 HiFi, whole genome shotgun sequence and contains these coding sequences:
- the LOC113726264 gene encoding UDP-glycosyltransferase 74G1-like; the protein is METHRAHCLILPYPVQGHINPMLQFAKRLQHEGVKVTFATTKFLFETVDEVSASISVETISDGYDEGANGIVQKIYLPRFQKVGSETLTELVLKLQDSGRPIDCIIYDAFLPWCLDVAKDLGVRAGVFFTQSCVVNNIYYHVHKGLLKLPLEATEVDIPGLPPLLASDLPSFVSNPGPYPATSQLVVHDQMEKIEEADWIFFNTFYRLEEKVIHWMAKILPVKTIGPTIPSMYLEKRLEDDKQYGLNLFKPMTNACMSWLNERSISSVVYVSFRSLAKLEVKQMEELAWGLRASSYHFLWVVRESESKKLPKDFVKETFGKGLIISWGPQLDVLAHKSIGCFITHCGWNSTLEALSLGVPMIGMPQWTDQSTYAKFVKDIWKMGIKAQPDENGIVRRDVIGQCISIVMEGEIGQEIRKNAKKWKDLARQALEEGGSSDENTKDFVSKLIQS